The genomic interval AAATCGCCACCGTCCTTTCCATGACAAGTCAGCATCCAACCTTCTCCTAGTTCTCGTTTCTCAACAGGAATGGACATCTTAGGCAGATAATTCTAGAACAGTATACGCTGCGTCAGAAGCGGATGTGGCACACCTACGCTATCCCACAAAGGCTGGTAAGAAACTCACCAAAAATCTTTCTATGGCGATTGTGGACTTCTCTCGAATAAACTGCGAAAGCTTTTCTGGATCCTCCATCGCCTCTACTCCTTCTTTCAAAAACTCGTCGACATCCACTTCGTCCATCAAGTTCAGTATGTCGTCATCGATACTGCATGTTTATCATCAGGAAAAATTAGAGTTGTCGAAGATCGTTCCTTTCTACGGTGATAGATGGGGGGAACCGTAATCACATACCTTGCATAGTAAGGTACAATCGCCATCATTTCCTTTACATCACGCGAGAAAGCTTCGAGGGCGAGGATGAGTTTGATGTCAATGTCATGGACAATCCGTACGGCATCGTCTTCTAGCAAAAAGTCCAACCAGTCCATCGATAAGTCTCCGGCATTTATACGGTGAAATTGAGCAAcgcacaaagaaaaaaggttTGACAGCTATCAAAAGAGTCATGACGTTAGTACAGAAAACAATCTCAAACGATTGGTCGACGGAGACGTACCGAGCACATAAAACCTTTGGCACTCTCCGGTACATGGGCGGCCATCCAAGAAAACTCTTCGTCTGCTGCGTCAAGCAAGGGAATCCAAAGACGACCACTAGTTGAAAAATCTTTCAGCATGCGGAAATGACGAAGTGATTGAAAGTTTGAGGCGTGAATCATTAGCATCCGGGACGCTAATTCCTCTTTTCGAAATACGCGGACAAGAATCCTCTCAAATAGTTCGAGGACATTATCGTCGCGAAAGAACTTTAGAACAGAGCGTCGAGGTGCTGCTATCCATTGCACAATCTGAGCTAGCAGCACAATCTTTTCGTTATTCCGTTCCGCAGCGCCGCCATTGTTTGCCATAGCAGTTTGGATGTGATTGACCAGAAATCGAACCATTTTTCGGTAGTGCAAAACGCATTCTTCGGGAATGATTTGAGACTTGACAAATGCAATTTCGAGTCTTGTTGCACATTGTGTCCATTCCCCTTGTTCAAGTGCGAACAGCAACCTCTCGTCACCCAGAATAATGTCAACGAATTTCAATGTTCGTACTTTAGCCTTACGCCCTTGCTTTTCCATTCGGGCTGCAATACCTCTCCCAATTCTCTCGATTCGTTGTGTAATCGGTCCAAAAGTTGATGCGATTTCATTTAATGCTCGTTTCCATATCATTAAGGACTGACCAGACATGTTTTTTCTCTGCACCTTGACGAGGGTGCGAACGAAGAGAAGAAAATCATACCCGATCGCCAATGCCAGGCGAAAATGTGGGTGCTCTGTACTTGCAGCACGAGCGATTGAGACCGTCTTCATCAATGTTTGTATAACTCCAAAAGCACGTTCGTAATACTGTGCGTTCGCACTAGCGGCATCAAGTTCGAACGATTCATTGTCCTCGACAATGCGATCACTTTCCTGATCCGGGCGTTTGAAGACTCCGCCTAGAATGTCATTAATGATCCAGAAGCCAGGTTCCTGTgtgtctttcttttcctcAACCAACGGTTCGTTTTCATCTCTGACTACGCATTCAACCTCAAAGTCATTTGAGATACAATGATCTAGTGCTAAATTTGGATCGGTTTGATTTATGTCAAGACGATCGAGAAAGCTGATAAGGTCACTCATAAATTCGTTCACGCCTCGGTCAAAGCCACGGTCTTCCTCTGCTGCTTTCAGAAAACTGTTCCAAAAAAGTTCGCCGCACTTGGACCAAGAACGCCAAAAGCTTTTGTCAGACTCTTGTCTAGTGTTATCAAGACACCGTTCACGGAAAGCTGCGTTGTAATTGTCGACTTGAATCTGGAAGTTTGCGGCTTCGCGAAGATGTTCGATAACCGGAATGAATTGAGCTCCGTGGCAAGATAAAATACCTGGTCTTGCGATCTCAATGATGTGGCCCTTCATACGGCCTTCTTCACCGATTTTAACCAAATAACTTCCCGATAAAAAATCACGCCCGACCTTGACGTAGGCCTGAGTGGTCCCCCACCCAAATCTCGTCTCCACTCGAAATCCGATTCCGGCCTCAATTGTACCATAAATAGCGCTTCGATTCAAGTAAGCGTGGGCAGCGCCGCTACCGCGTCTCTGCCATAAGGAACGTACGACGTGACAGTCATCTTCTGCTCTCCAGCCAGCGAGTACACCAATACCAAAAGAAGATACCACGCAACTTCCCAAAGGGACCTTCGAATGCCGCGGCATGTATCGTGAGGTCCACGAGTCCAAAACGCGCAACGTGAGTTCGGCAAACTCGCcgtttcgaagaaatgacCTGTCGAGCTGTACGGTGACTGAAAGGCAATTGGTCTCGCCAGTGAATCTTTCGAGGGAAGCTCTCAACGACCCAACAAAGATGCGCTCACTACACATTACTGTTCCCATTTGATAGTTTGCTTGACTTAAACGTTTTTCGGAGCCTTTTGCCCTCGGCTGGTTCGGAAATACGGGAACGGCGACTTTTATTCCTCTCTGTAATGGAAGACGCCGACGATTCCTGTCCGTAGTATTTGATGCATCTTCCGAAGAAACAACCACGGTACCAACGCAAGACGGAGCATCAAGTTCTCGCACGTAGTTGTCGCTTCCAGCTGGTAATGGCACCTCTTGGCCCGAAAACCAACCTTTCATCTGCTTTACATGCATATTTGTTAAATTCGGGGAGAACTGCTTAGTCCCTTTCGACTCCTTTGACGGTGACCTTTCCCCCGTCGAAAAATGTTTTGCACAACTCCTAGTCGCATTGCTCGTTCGGCCAAAGAAAGGCCGTGGATATATAGAACTACGTGGCTTCTGCAGAAGTAGGTCAATAGGTATTGAAGGCGTTGGGCTCAAAGTCGGAGATGAAAGATCCTCCTTCGCGGAATCATCGAAATTGTACATGGGATCAACATCACAGAGGCTTGAAGCCGAACAATGTGGGCTCTCTTCCCCGGTATCGGCAACAACGATTGCGGGTGATGACCACATGGAGTGTGTGGGTTTGGGAGGTTGTTTGACAATGTCGTTTGTATCCAACCCAGCCGAGCCAGTATCAGAAACGGCCCCAGCAATTGATGACGCCATATCACTTAAACTCGCGTTGCCGCCTTCCCGTCCTAGCCTTTCCATAAAAcaatcttttgcttctcgggACACTAGTGCGCGCTGGAGATGCGCCGAATTCAAAAGACTCATGCCGATCTTAGCACCAACATCGATCCAGGGTAGATCCCCGGCAACATCAGACCCCACAGATTGAACATCAGAGCGTAGCTCCGACAGAgtgtcttcttccaaaacacGACAAGAGTTAAGAGGCTCGTCCGCATAATCCCCTATTTGAGATTTTGGTGTAGTGCGATCACCCACCTTTACTTCAAATTCTTCGATGAGGGACTTTATGGAAGCCAGCTCAGGAAACGGTTGACGCAGGTTTGTTGACATAACCGTTACAACAGACCTGGAtgctcttttgtttttcgcAATAGAGTCGCTGCCCCAATCTCTTTCATTAATCAGTCCTGATGATTTTGAGCGTTTTGGAGTTTCTGAGAGTATCAAGGGAACTTTTTCATGCAAAATCACACTCGAAGCCTGGGAAGCTTTCTTCTGTTGCCGATTGCTAGTAGAGGCCTTCGACAACTGTTCTTCGCGCAACATTGCGTAGCAAAAATTAATTGCAGCGTGATGATGAGCGGTTGCGTCACCCCATTCGGGACGTACCGAAAATTCTGGATCTATGCGCTGTCCCGTCGTGTGAATTGTGGGTGGAGGTAGATCCCAGAGGCGCGTACGGGTGGATGCGGCATTGCTGGCGCGGTCCCATTCCATATCCAATTTATTCCATTCCCGTCCAGCGAAACGATGTACCTGGAGGAAGTTGTCCAGTGAATGGACACCCCGCTGGAAACAGGTAGCCAATTCTTTGATTGCGTTCGGACAGGCCTTCTCTGCCTCATCGTGGTCCAAAAGTAGAACGAAGAAACCAGAAGACACAGCGCAGATAGTTTGAGCACCATATGCAATCACGGCATGAACCAGAGCCACTCCCAGACAATAAAGAAAAAATAGCACGGTAGCCGTTAGCAGGAAAACGTTTCGTCGGGAGGGCTGGTTCTGTGGTTGCCACAGGTAAGCGTGTGTGGCATACAACAATTCTTTGAGTGAGGCCCAAAGCCTAGAAGGCGGTATTTGTCGCCAACGATTTATCCGGCAATGCAAAATTCTCCCGTTGTGTTTCGACAAGAAAGGAGGTACTACGAATGTGTGTTCGGAGTCGGGCTGCGCTTTTGAGGACGAATTGTAGGAAAACGTTCTCGATTGATTTAATAGTTTCGTAAGAATCACCccgacttcgtcgtcatAGGGGCGCGAAAGTGGATTCCGCTTTTGTCTTGGTCGCCTGAAAAAGAGATTCCTAGGAGATGATGGCTGCTGGGGCGATGCGGGAGGCTCCTTCATGGCTTTAATTAGGGAGAAGGATGCGGTTCGCCACCATTGGTGCTGCGATCGAAATGAAAGTTGCGTCCAACTcggaacgaaaacgaaaccgGAATCGGAAACGTCCGTTCGCACTACGGCTCTGTATATGATACTATGAGAAGACAACGGAACGAAAAAGTAGCCAATGATACTGGAATATGTGTTAGAATAGCTATTTTATTTGGTAGACCGCAACAGCAACGTTACTTTCCATTCCCGTTCGATCTGCAAAGCATCAAACTATTCTCCGGGTGCTTTCGATGTATGTGTGACATCAATACGGGCAAGACACACCCACTAGCCCAGACTGAGATTCTACTCGTCTTGACGCATAGGTCTGATGGTGGTACATGGAGTGTTTGTTCCAGTACGACAccactttactgttagtagaAAGCCCAACGACAGCATCTCTCACGATCCTCGATACAATAATTGTGAAGTCTGCTACTGTAGGGTGATATTCGAGATTAAATTTCAACAGTAATCCTCGGAAGTTGTCAAGCTGCTGACGCTATCCAACGAGCCTGCTTTTCGTACAAACGAGCAGCTTGAACATTGCAATCTGCATTCTATAGCGGACTCGTAGATCTATTGGAATGGCTCGCGTTGCCCGCCATCTCTCACCCCTCCATTCCAAGGGTATCCTGACGTTAAGCCTATTACTTTTGGCCGAGTCGGTCTCCTTTGTCAATGCCGTTTCCTTGTGGAGTTCCCCCAAGACTTCTTCAGATGGCGGTAGCAAAGGCAAATTCTTCGACGGTGCCGGTGCGCACGATACGTCCGGGTGCAATCCTCTCTCCGGATCTTGTCCTTCAGTGGATAGCAACCTCCCGCTGAGTCGTTTGTTTTCTCGCAAGCCTCTCGGACAGCGCGTCTCATCTATCAAACGCCTTGCCGAAGATTGTTGTGCCGAGTGCTCCAATTGTATGGACGCCAAGACTGCCGCTAGACAGTGTGCGAACATGCCTAGGGGAGGACACGCAGGACATGGACATGGGGTTGTAGACCATCTCACCCATGCAGGCGTTACTCCATACGGAATTCCCCTCAATGCTTGGAAAGTAATTTTTCAAGCCATTCTCACTGCTATCAATGTCATCTGTTGGTTGGTTCCGTTACGTTCGAAAAAGATGTCGGAAAACAAGCTGGCTCTCAGTCTGGCCAACGCCTTCTCTGGCGGAGTCTTTTTGTCCCTTGCTTTTGGGCATTTGATCCCCGAGTGCATTCACGGCTTTGAGGCCAGCACGTACGCAGAAACGACGCCATTTATGCTGGTCCTTGCGGGATACTTGCTCATCTTCTTTGTGGAAAAGGTTGCCTTTGACGCCCACGATATTCTACACGAAATGCAAGGTGACGATCACCACCACCATAAACATCCTGATGGTCACAAACATAAAGACAAAAAGAGCAGCGGCGGTACTGAGGCCGCATCGTCTTTGTCTAGTGGACGCAGTGCCG from Phaeodactylum tricornutum CCAP 1055/1 chromosome 11, complete sequence carries:
- a CDS encoding predicted protein → MKEPPASPQQPSSPRNLFFRRPRQKRNPLSRPYDDEVGVILTKLLNQSRTFSYNSSSKAQPDSEHTFVVPPFLSKHNGRILHCRINRWRQIPPSRLWASLKELLYATHAYLWQPQNQPSRRNVFLLTATVLFFLYCLGVALVHAVIAYGAQTICAVSSGFFVLLLDHDEAEKACPNAIKELATCFQRGVHSLDNFLQVHRFAGREWNKLDMEWDRASNAASTRTRLWDLPPPTIHTTGQRIDPEFSVRPEWGDATAHHHAAINFCYAMLREEQLSKASTSNRQQKKASQASSVILHEKVPLILSETPKRSKSSGLINERDWGSDSIAKNKRASRSVVTVMSTNLRQPFPELASIKSLIEEFEVKVGDRTTPKSQIGDYADEPLNSCRVLEEDTLSELRSDVQSVGSDVAGDLPWIDVGAKIGMSLLNSAHLQRALVSREAKDCFMERLGREGGNASLSDMASSIAGAVSDTGSAGLDTNDIVKQPPKPTHSMWSSPAIVVADTGEESPHCSASSLCDVDPMYNFDDSAKEDLSSPTLSPTPSIPIDLLLQKPRSSIYPRPFFGRTSNATRSCAKHFSTGERSPSKESKGTKQFSPNLTNMHVKQMKGWFSGQEVPLPAGSDNYVRELDAPSCVGTVVVSSEDASNTTDRNRRRLPLQRGIKVAVPVFPNQPRAKGSEKRLSQANYQMGTVMCSERIFVGSLRASLERFTGETNCLSVTVQLDRSFLRNGEFAELTLRVLDSWTSRYMPRHSKVPLGSCVVSSFGIGVLAGWRAEDDCHVVRSLWQRRGSGAAHAYLNRSAIYGTIEAGIGFRVETRFGWGTTQAYVKVGRDFLSGSYLVKIGEEGRMKGHIIEIARPGILSCHGAQFIPVIEHLREAANFQIQVDNYNAAFRERCLDNTRQESDKSFWRSWSKCGELFWNSFLKAAEEDRGFDRGVNEFMSDLISFLDRLDINQTDPNLALDHCISNDFEVECVVRDENEPLVEEKKDTQEPGFWIINDILGGVFKRPDQESDRIVEDNESFELDAASANAQYYERAFGVIQTLMKTVSIARAASTEHPHFRLALAIGYDFLLFVRTLVKVQRKNMSGQSLMIWKRALNEIASTFGPITQRIERIGRGIAARMEKQGRKAKVRTLKFVDIILGDERLLFALEQGEWTQCATRLEIAFVKSQIIPEECVLHYRKMVRFLVNHIQTAMANNGGAAERNNEKIVLLAQIVQWIAAPRRSVLKFFRDDNVLELFERILVRVFRKEELASRMLMIHASNFQSLRHFRMLKDFSTSGRLWIPLLDAADEEFSWMAAHVPESAKGFMCSLSNLFSLCVAQFHRINAGDLSMDWLDFLLEDDAVRIVHDIDIKLILALEAFSRDVKEMMAIVPYYASIDDDILNLMDEVDVDEFLKEGVEAMEDPEKLSQFIREKSTIAIERFLNYLPKMSIPVEKRELGEGWMLTCHGKDGGDLTLSDVKIRRKNLICQVIGGDSLFFPMFGDDDVDDASVSVPDDINPLFSPSGCIEESILDHIRGILLEAQRQGCWQAGFGGVEKPPTDRYVAAVLHNLPISSVLNCAIELWRNLEIDDDELLEIAIRDVSYQIELHQERKDETNKERSKKSCADISRHEECLRCPNPLKTPSFDTVRRRFNPRLDPTVLYLEMNKLSLKLDKFLFLIEKKARNIFDPLFEGQGIDEMSPILLLKDLEVSLDRVQLKVQDTGFGSDWILNKAVHVFEANITRVVADNLRDQIEEQAKNAIENLNSYFLVNPNMLLNILDVTMDDLDERVVFV
- a CDS encoding predicted protein; the protein is MARVARHLSPLHSKGILTLSLLLLAESVSFVNAVSLWSSPKTSSDGGSKGKFFDGAGAHDTSGCNPLSGSCPSVDSNLPLSRLFSRKPLGQRVSSIKRLAEDCCAECSNCMDAKTAARQCANMPRGGHAGHGHGVVDHLTHAGVTPYGIPLNAWKVIFQAILTAINVICWLVPLRSKKMSENKLALSLANAFSGGVFLSLAFGHLIPECIHGFEASTYAETTPFMLVLAGYLLIFFVEKVAFDAHDILHEMQGDDHHHHKHPDGHKHKDKKSSGGTEAASSLSSGRSAVILLGALAVHSILEMMALGLADTFGDCALLTMSISLHQPAESIALLVAFLKSGVPEAQIIQYLSIFSCMGPIGVALGMAVNEFAAPIVDSMMLAVVAGTFVYVGATEVIPEEWEDSTHKWKKFAALMSGIVSIFVITQYTMSLGGHSH